ccataccagagatatccataccagagatatccataccagagatatcccataccagagatatccataccagagatatccataccagagatatccataccagagatatccataccagagatacccataccagagatatccataccagagatatccataccagagatatccataccagagatacccataccagagatatccataccagagatatccataccagagatatccataccagagatatccataccagagatatcccataccagagatatccagatatccagagatatccataccagagatatccataccagagatacccataccagagatatccataccagagatatcatACCAGAGACAGCCATACCAGAGATatcataccagagatatccataccagagatatccataccagagttatccataccagagatatccataccagagatatccataccagagatatctgtaccagagatatccatagcagagatatccataccagagatatccatagcagagatatccataccagagatatccataccagagatatccatatccAGAGACagccataccagagatatccatatccAGAGATACCCATAGCAGAGacatccataccagagatatctgtaccagagatatccataccagagatatccgtaccagagatatccataccagagatatccataccagagatatccgtaccagagatatccataccagagatatccataccagagatatccataccagagatatccataccagagatatccatagcagagacagccataccagagatatctgtaccagagatatccataccagagatatccatactagagatatccataccagagatatccataccagagatatccataccagagatatccataccagagatatccataccagagatatccataccagaccatatccataccagagatatccagaGATATACCAGAGATACCATacccataccagagatatccataccataCCAGTTTGTCCATACCAGAATGAATGTATCCTTTACCAGAGATacccataccagagatatccacaCAAGAGATATCCATACCATACCAGTTTGTGCTGTTGGCTTTAAAGGGTAAAATACACAGGCCTGACTTCCTGATATTGGCAGAATGAATGTCATGGATATCtttatccctgcacattgatctacagtacatagTGTGAACATCAAGGACAAAGTACCAATAAGAagaagtatacacacacacacgcacacacacacacgcacacacacacacacgcacgcacacacacacgcacacgcacacacacacacgcacacacacacacacgcacacacacgcacacacacacacacgtgcgcacgcCCACACCTCCTGAACACACCAATCTGACTTTGTCCCAGCCTGCCCCTCAGAAAGATGTCCTCTCCCCTCAAAGCCCCAGACTGCCCCTCAGAAAGATGTCCTGCCCCAGACTCCCCTCAAAGCCCCAGACTGCCCCTCAGAAAGATGTCCTCTCCCTCAAAGCCCCAGACTGCCCCTCAGAAAGATGTCCTCTCCCCTCAAAGCCCCAGACTGCCCCTCAGAAAGATGTCCTCTCCCATCAAAGCCCCAGACTGCCCCTCAGAAAGATGTCCTCTCCCCTCAAAGCCCCAGACTGCAGACTGCCCCTCAGAAAGATGTCCTCTCCCCTCAAAGCCCCAGACTGCCCCTCAGAAAGATGTCCTCTCCCCTCAAAGCCTCAGCCCCAGACTGCCCCTCAGAAAGATGTCCTCTCCCCTCAAAGCCCCAGACTCAAAGCCTCAGCCTGCCCCTCAGAAAGATGTCCTCTCCCCTCAAAGCCCCAGACTGCCCCTCAGAAAGATGTCCTCTCCCCTCAAAGCCCCAGACTGCCCCTCAGAAAGATGTCCTCTCCCCTCAAAGCCTCAGCCTGCCCCTCAGAAAGATGTCCTCTCCCCAAAGCCCCAGACTCAAAGCATCAGCCTGCCCCTCAGAAAGATGTCCTGTCCCCTCAAAGCCCCAGACTGCCCCTCAGAAAGATGTCCTCTCCCCTCAAAGCCCCAGACTGCCCCTCAGAAAGATGTCCTCTCCCAAAGCCCCAGACTCAAAGCCTCACTACAGTCCAGTTCCTCTCCCTCAAAGCCTCAAACAACTGGACATGTGCTGTTCCATGGAGATGTGTTAATAACCAACATTCACTGTATGTATCAGGTGATCCGTTGGATTGTTCTCCATCATATATTTTAATAACGCTTTAAATTGAACATTGAGTTCTACACTAACAGTTGACAGTAATTGAACATTGAGTTCTTACAGTAACGTGAACACGTTCTTTGAAGTAACATTTTAATTGAACATTGAGTTCTACACCAACAGTTGACAGTAACGTTTTAATTGAACATTGAGTTCTACACCAACAGTTGACAGTAACATTTTAATTGAACATTGAGTTCTACACCAACAGTTGACAGTAACATTTTAATTGAACATTGAGTTCTACACTAACAGTTGACATTAAGGTTTTAATTGAACATTGAGTTCTACACTAACAGTTGACAGTAAGGTTTTAATTGAACATTGAGTTCTACACTAACAGTTGACAGTAACGTTTTAATTGAACATTGAGTTCTACACTAACAGTTGACATTAAGGTTTTAATTGAACATTGAGTTCTACACTAACAGTTGACAGTAACGTTTTAATTGAACATTGAGTTCTACACTAACAGTTGACAGTAACGTTGAACAGCTTTGGTCCGTCACCTGTCATTACACCGTCCAGGTTGAATACATGCTTTTCAGTTTGGAAACATCACTTTCAGTGTTGGACTTCAGTTCCACTTTTCTCTTGTTGTCTGCGTTGCATCCTGGTCCTTGTCGTAACCATCGTTCTGTGTCCAATAGAACTCAATGTCTTCCAAGGGTTCTGTGGCAAAAACACTCACAAGGACCAGTTGCAGCGTCTATCATGAAATCTTTACGGTGTGATTTCATTATATTGGGTTTAAGATCACCTTTCATTTAGCCTAGGTGGTCCccgatctgtttgtgctctttaGCTCGATCTGGGACCACCAGGCTATCCCACTAAAGTCTAACCTCAAATAGCCTCCACCTGcagtttatgtctctttatgtctctgtttatgtctctgtttatgtctctttatgtctcttcatgtctctttatgtctcagtttgtctctttatgtctctgtttgtctctgtttatgtctcagtttgtctctttatgtctctgtttatgtctctgtttatgtctttatgtctctttatgtctctctttatgtctctttatgtctctttatgtttgtctctttatgtctctgtttgtctctgtttatgtctcagtttgtctctttatgtctctgtttatgtctctttatgtctctttatgtctcagtttgtctctttatgtctctttatgtctctgtttatgtctcagtttgtctctttatgtctctgtttatgtctctgtttatgtctctttatgtctctttgtctcttatgtctctgtttatgtctctttatgtctctgtttgtctctttatgtctctgtttatgtctctgtttatgtctctgtttgtctctttatgtctctgtttatgtctctgtttatgtctctgtttatgtctcagtttgtctctttttatgtctctgtttatgtctctgtttatgtctctttatgtctgtttatgtctctgtttatgtctctttatgtctgtttatgtctctttttatgtctcttttatgtctgtttatgtctctttatgtctgtttatgtctgtttatgtctctttatgtctgtttatgtctctgtttatgtctctgtttatgtctctgtttatgtctcataTGTGAGTTGTAgactctttatgtctctgtttataagTCTCGTTTATGTCTCTATGcatttatgtctctgtttatgtctctgtttatgtctctgtttatgtttcccatcaattccctttatgtctctttatgtctcagtttgtctcaATTTGGTGgctatgtctctgtttgtctctgtttatgtctcagtttgtctctttgATCTTTTATggctctgtttatgtctctttatgtctcttttGCCCCCggtgtctcagtttgtctctttatgtctctttatgtcagCCCGCCAGGATGTTTATGTCTCTGTAGTTTGTCTcttttgtctctgtttatgtctcagtttgtctctttatgctctgtttatgtctctgtttatgtctctttactGTCCATCGATGTTTGTCTCTTTTCCTGTCTcatctttatgtctctgttatgtctctgtttgtctctttatgtctctgtttatgtctctttatgtctctgtttatgtctcagtctgtctctgtttatgtctctgtttatgtctctgtttatgtctcttttgtctctgtttatgtctgtttatgtctctgtttatgtctctttatgtcttttttatgtctctgtttatgtctctttatgtctgtttatgtctctttttatgtctctgtttatgtctctgtttatgtctcagtttgtctctttatgtctctttttttatgtctctgtttatgtctctgtttatgtctctgtttatgtctctgtttatgtctctttgtctctgtttatgtctcagtttgtctctttatgtctctgtttatgtctcttttatgtctgtttatgtctctttatgtctgtttatgtctctgtttatgtctgtttatgtctctgtttatgtctcttttctatgtctctgtttatgtctctgtttatgtctcagtttgtctctttatgtctcagtttatgtctctttatgtctctgtttatgtctctttatgtctgtttatgtctcttttttatgtctgtttatgtctcagtttatgtctctgtttatgtctctttattatgtctctgtttatgtctctgtttatgtctctttgtttatgtctcttttatgtctctgtttatgtctctttatgtctctttatgtctctttatgtctctgtttatgtctctttatgtctctgtttatgtctcagtttgtctcttttatgtctctgtttatgtctctgtttgtctctttatgtctgtttatgtctctgtttatgtctctgtttttatgtctctgtttgtctctttatgtctctgtttatgtctctttgtttatgtctctgtttatgtctctgtttatgtctctgtttgtctctttatgtctctgtttatgtctctgtttatgtctctgtttatgtctctgtttgtctctttatgtctctgtttatgtctctgtttatgtctctgtttatgtctctgtttatgtctctttatgtctcttttatgtctctgtttatgtctctttgtctttttatgtctctgtttatgtctctgtttgtctctttatgtctctgtttatgtctctgtttatgtctctttgtctttttatgtctctgtttatgtctctgtttatgtctctgtttatgtctctgtttatgtctctgtttatgtctctttatgtctctgtttatgtctctgtttatgtctctttatgtctctgtttatgtctctttgtctttttatgtctctgtttatgtctctgtttatgtctctgtttatgtctgtttatgtatctgtttatgtctctttatgtctctgtttatgtctctttgtctgtttatgtctctgtttatgtctctgtttatgtctctgtttatgtctgtttatgtctctgtttatgtctctgtttatgtctctgtttatgtctctgtttatgtctctgtttatgtctctgtttatgtctctgtttatgtctctgtttgtctctgtttatgtctctgtttatgtctctgtttatgtctgtttatgtatctgtttatgtctctttatgtctctgtttatgtctctgttatgtctgtttatgtctctgtttatgtctctgtttgtctctttatgtctctgtttatgtctctgtttatgtctctttatgtctctgtttatgtctcatttgtctctttatgtctctatatgtctctttatgtctctatatgtctctgttatctcattgttatataattTACACCTGCTCattgtttatgtctctttatgtctctgtttatgtctctttatgtctctgtttatgtctctgtttatgtctcttgtttgtctctttatgtctctgttatctcattCTATATTTcctatgtggtccttctgtttatctcattgttatataattcctaactgatgtttatgtctctgttatctcattgttatataattcctaactgctgtctctgtctctgttatctcattgttatataattTCTAAGtgatgtttatgtctctgttatctcattgttatataattcctaactgatgtttatgtctctgttatctcattgttatataattcctaactgctatctgctaaatatgtctctatattcattgttatataattcctaaGTGATGTTTAtgttatctcattgttatataatctaactgtttatgtctctgttatgTCATTGTTATATGTCTCTGTTTATTGTCTATaatttatgtctgtttatgtctgttatctcattgtttatgtctctgtttatgtctctttatctCTTGTTTATGTCTAACTGTTTGTCTCTTTATCTCTTGTTTATAATTCTAACTGTTTTATGTCTCTGTTATGtcttgtttatgtctctgtttatgtctctgttatctcattgttatataattcTAACTGTGTtatgtctctttatctctgttatatgtctctgtttatgtctctgtttattgttatataattcctaaCTGCTGTTTATCTCTGTTATGtcatgtttatgtctctgtttatctcttgTTATATaattctgtttatgtctctgtttatgtctcattTTATGTCTTTTATGTCTCAttgtttatgtctctgttgtttatgtctctgttatgTTGTTATATAAttctttatgtctgtttatgtctctgttatgTCTTGTTATATAAtctctttatgtctgtttatgtctctgttatctcattgttatatGTCTAACtgctgtttatgtctctgttatctcattgttatataattctctgtttatgtctctgttatctcattgttatataatctctgtttatgtctctgtttatgtctctgttccTATGTCTgttgttatctcattgtttatatgtctctgtttatgtctctgttatgTCTCTAATTCCTAACTGCTGTTTATGtctgttatctcattgttatGTCTGTTCCTaactgtttatgtctctgttatctcattgttatatattctgtttactgatgtttatgtctctgttatcTCTTATTTATGtgtctctgttatctcattgttatataattcctaactgtctgtttatgtctcattgttatatttatgtctctgtttatctcattgttatataattcctaaCTTTTTATGTCATGTTATGTTTATGTCTTTTTATGTCTTGTTATATaatctgtttatgtctctgttatctcattgttatataattcctaactgctgtctctgtctctgttatctcattgttatataattcctaactgctgtctctgtctctgttatctcattgttatataattcctaactgctgtctctgtctctgttatctcattgttatataattcctaactgctgtctctgttatataattcctaactgtgtctctgttatctcattgttatataattcctaactgctgtctctgttatctcattgttatataattcctaactgctgtctctgttatctcattgttatataattcTCTGTttatctcattgttatataattcctaactgatgtttatgtctctgttatctcattgttatataattcctaactgatgtttatgtctctgttatctcattgttatataattcctaagtgatgtttatgtctctgttatctcattgttatataattcctaagtgatgtttatgtctctgttatctcattgttatataattcctaagtgatgtttatgtctctgttatctcattgttatataattcctaactgatgtctctgtctctgttatctcattgttatataattcctaactgctgtctctgtctctgttatctcattgttatataattcctaactgctgtctctgtctctgttatctcattgttatataattcctaactgctgtctctgttatctcattgttatataattcctaactgctgtttatgtctctgttatctcattgttatataattcctaactgctgtttatgtctctgttatctcattgttatataattcctaactgctgtttatgtctctgttatctcattgttatataattcctaactgatgtttatgtctctgttatctcattgttatataattcctaactgctgtttatgtctctgttatctcattgttatataattcctaaCTGATGTTtgtctctgttatctcattgttatataattcctaactgatgtttatgtctctgttatctcattgttatataattcctaactgctgtctgtctctgttatctcattgttatataattcctaaCTGCTGTCTCttatctcattgttatataattcctaaCTGCCGTTTCGTGGTTATTTGAAGTGAACAATCCTTCACGCCGTCACAGGATTAAAATGGCAGAAAAACACATCAGTTTGAGATGATCCTAAAGTCCAGATGATCCAGATCCTGAATTATAAATCACTTccggttgtttgtttgtttaaaatTGACCTACAGGATTTAATTTGCATGACATCACACATAAACAGCATtatttatatatgtgtatatttgGTCTCTGACTGTAAATAATCATTAAAACCACATGGATCTACCCTGTTAACTGGCATGAATTGTTTTTTTGGGGATCAGGAAACGGTTTTCACACATCACAAGTGGAGATTCCTCCAGGTGTATTGTAAACTGGACATCAGAGGACTATTACACAGGAATATTGTTCAATGATACTCCGAAACAAACGAGTACAAGAGTTTGTCTTTATTTCAGGAACTGGTTTTGGTCAACTTTAAATGAATACAATAAAACAAGCAATGAACGATACCTCTACATCACTGATGTCACAAACTAcatacacaacacagcacagtacagtacacaacacagtacattacagcacagtacacaacacagtacagtacagcacattaCAGTACACAACATCCAGTTAACCACAGGACTGGTAgtcttctctttctctgagcTTTCCTCATCACATAATCATCCCCAATTTCTCTGTGTTTGTCAGTTCACAGGCGTGTATTTATCCACTCTTCCTCACCCAAGTGGAAACACCTGGCCATCCACCCCTTTATGTTCAGTGTAAAAAAAAATAGCATAAATAAAACTGTTGTTGTAACACATCTAATCTGAAAACAGAATGGACCTTTTCACACATATAAACCCCATCCCTGGGAGAGAGATATTACTTAACCGTTTGGGAAAGGAAAGGAAACTAGGGTTTCCAGAGCAGTAGATtccaccttggcatagggaacgACCAGGGGAACGACCAGGGAACGACCAGGGGAACGACCAGGGCTCTCCTTGGGCCTGTTCAGGATGGTGTATCATTACAGGACCGTCACATAGAAATATATTGTGTAGAACCAATATGACTTCTAGTCATGTAGAATCATGTCAGTTCTATTCATTACATGTTCTGTCTGAACGTTCCATGGTGTTGTACCCTGCTGAGTGTGACCCTGGTCGTCAGGACAGACAGAATCAGGTACACTTGCTCATGCAGAGCAGCAGCTCCATGCGGATGGCGATACGTGTGTGCCAGCCCAGAGGGAGCAAACGGATGTAGCGAGTTACCATGGGAGGACGCAGGAGGTTCTGAACCGAGGAGGAGCGGTCCGAGTTCCCGTAGAACACCTGAGGAGAGAAAcggagcagtgtgaggaggagaGACGACACAGACCACCATGTAGTAAACACAGATGGAGAATCCTGCTGCCAGATGTCCTGCCTCACCGAGCAGGACTAGACTTTACAACTCCTTATACGGAACTGCTACAGAACCCAAAAAATATGGGATCTGATGAGAAGGCTTGattttgatatactgtatgtataaatcCCAAGACTGTCTTCCACATTATTTTATTACATGTGTAGATCATGTGATGTCATAATGAACCATGTATTGATGTGAAAGCTGACCTCCGACAAAACAAGTCGTTTTAGAAAAACATCCATGGACATTATTACGTGTGTAACccttgtgatgtcataatgaacCATGTATTGATGTGAAAGCTGACCTCCGACAAAACAAGTCGTTTTAGAAAATCACCCATGGACATTATTACGTGTGTAAAccttgtgatgtcataatgaccCATGTATTGATGTGAAAGCTGACCTCCGACAAAACAAGTCGTTTTAGAAAAACACCCATGGACATTATTACGTGTGTAACccttgtgatgtcataatgaacCATGTATTGATGTGAAAGCTGACCTCCGACAAAACAAGTCGTTTTAGAAAAACATCCATGGACATTATTACATGTGTAACccttgtgatgtcataatgaacCATGTATTGATGTGTGTATATGAACTAAGTTATGATTGTAAAACAGTTTTGTTCCAGTATCTATTGACTGTGAGTCTCTCTGAATAAGAGCATCTTCTCGGTGACTAAATGTAAAAGGTGTATGATGGACCCACCCTGTTGTTCCCCGTCTGGTCCTTGTAGTAGATCCAGTTGAGATTCTGGTCGGTGCGGTACTGGACGCTGTACTTGGTGATCCATTCGTCAGCGTCACAGCGCCCCTGGGTCAGGATACCAGACACCACCATCACCTCCTTCAGGTCAATCTGCAACCACTGGCTGTTGTCCTGGAACTTAGACAGCCAAGCACACCTGGAGGGGAACCGCCAGGGAAACTAtgttagcccgctgagctaaagACTAGGCAAAAACAATGACCTGGAGGGGAACCGCCAGAAACTATGTTAGCCCACTGTGCTAAAACCTAGGCAGAAACAATGACCTGGAGGGGAACCGCCAGGAAACTAtgttagcccgctgagctaaagcctaggcaaaACAATGACCTGGAGGGGAACCGCCAGGAAACtgttagcccgctgagctaaagcctaggcaaaACAATGACCTGGAGGGGAACCGCCAGGGAAACTAtgttagcccgctgagctaaagcctaggcaaaAACAATGACCTGGGGGGACCATTATTTTACCAATGAGGTCAGAAGAGCCATTTCCCAAAGGAACACTGAGGTTACTGATTGAGCCAATGTCCTCCTTTACAGGGAGACGGAGATAGAGCCCTACCAGGGGTTGGTcctgagggagaggatggggcaGGGGACTCACCCAAAGCCCTGGTTGTTGAGTCTGGCATTGCTGGGGAGCCAGGAGGAGAACCAGCCAGTGTACTGATCCTCGTTGGAGCAGctgatctggtctggtctgactgATCCAGCCTCCAAACCCAGGGGCTTGTGGTATGGACACTCTGGAGAGGAGGAACGCCAAGGTGAGAGACGGAAATCATGGTCGACAACAAGGAAGTAGTTCAAATGTTAACATTGGATGCCAAACAATGGACGTCACACTGATGCTAATTATTTAGTAGTTATCGTCACAGGTCCTCCGATCCTAGGACACGTATCATCTGCATGTACTGTATGCTGTTAGAGACCACATCGTCACTATAGGCTAGCCCAATGGAAGACACTTCTCTACACatctgcatgtactgtatgttgttaGAGACCACATCGTCACTATAGGCTAGCCCAATGGAAGACACTTCTCTACACAGGAAACACTGTATTCTGAACTGAATTTGAAGGGCTTTGCTGCCTTCAACAAAGGGCAAAAACACCCGCTTGTTGTTATGAAAGACAACACCAGCATACAAGGTCACGTCTGGTCACTGAGGTAGCCTGTGCCTAACGAACCACCACCACATTAATCCTCTCCCTCCAACCCACCCAGCCCCTCTGAGTCCCTGATTTCCTGCTCCAtccaaaagtagtacactatgtagggaatagggtgccattttggactcaTATATCTCCAATACTAAATCCTTCTGTTTTAATTCTCCACATTgaagataaacatccattagataaacatctattagataaacatctattagataaacatccagataaacatccattagataaacatccattagataaacatctattagataaacatccagataaacatccattagataaacatccattagataaacatccattagataaacatccattagataaacatccattagataaacatctattagataaacatccattagataaacatctattagataaacatccattagataaacatccagataaacatccattagataaacatctattagataaacatccattagataaacatccattagataaacatccattagataaacatctattagataaacatccattagataaacatccattagataaacatccattagataaacatccattagataaacatccattagataaacatccattagataaacatccattagataaacatccattagataaacatccattagataaacatctattagataaacatctattagataaacatccattagataaacatccattagataaacatccattagataaacatccattagataaacatccattagataaacatccagataaacatctattagataaacatccagataaacatccattagataaacatccattagataaacatccattagataaacatctattagataaacatccattagataaacatctattagataaacatccagataaacatctattagataaacatccattagataaacatccattagataaacatccattagataaacatccattagataaacatccattagataaacatccattagataaacatccattagataaacatccattagataaacatccagataaacatccattagataaacatccattagataaacatctattagataaacatctattagataaacatccagatAAACATCTATTAGATAAACATCTAGATAAACATCCAGATAAACatctattagataaacatccataaacatccattagataaacatccattagataaacatctattagataaacatccattagataaacatccattagataaacatccattagataaacatctattagataaacatccattagataaacatccattagataaacatccattagataaacatccattagataaacatccattagataaacatccattagataaacatccataaacatagataaacatccattagataaacatctattagataaacatccagatAAA
This DNA window, taken from Oncorhynchus gorbuscha isolate QuinsamMale2020 ecotype Even-year unplaced genomic scaffold, OgorEven_v1.0 Un_scaffold_592, whole genome shotgun sequence, encodes the following:
- the LOC124018977 gene encoding retinoschisin-like, encoding MKMESHGQCVLLALLLVSNVLIRVHAQEGEEVTETWTGRACKCDCEGAESPTQFTSLSPTPPRVMECMPECPYHKPLGLEAGSVRPDQISCSNEDQYTGWFSSWLPSNARLNNQGFGCAWLSKFQDNSQWLQIDLKEVMVVSGILTQGRCDADEWITKYSVQYRTDQNLNWIYYKDQTGNNRVFYGNSDRSSSVQNLLRPPMVTRYIRLLPLGWHTRIAIRMELLLCMSKCT